CGGCGAAGCTCACCGCGACAACGTCAGATTCTGTCCTGGCGGAGAAGGCCGCCAAAGCCGCGAAGGCGTTGACGCCGTTGAGTGCCGTCCAGACCACGGCGGCCGCCTCGGACACCGCGGCTGCCCCCGACACCGATGCTCCGTTCACCAACCCGTTCCGGGCCAACGACCCCGATCCCACACCCGCAGGCATGTTCGGCCCGGTGCTGTCGGTGCGCAACGTGGTTCTCCGTGTCTCGCCCGACGTGTTCGATCCGTTCGTGCGTGAGGGCTTTGAGGCCGGATACCGTGTGAGCCAGATGATTCCGTGGGTGAATCTCCCTGTCCCACTTCTTCAGATCGCGGGCGGGACGATCGGAGGCGACCAGCGCGCCACGCAGGTGGCGATCAACCAACTGCTGCTGACGCTGCCGCCGATCGGGATTCTCTACTACGGCTACGACCAGGTGGCCGATCTGCTCAATGTCGAAGTCGGCGCGGCCAGGTTCAAGGAGAACTTCTACATCAAGGCGTGGGACACCATCGATTTCCTCAATCTGCTTCACAACAAAGGCGACTCCGGACTGCCGCGCCTGAGCTGATGTCCCGGCCATGGCCGTGATACTGCGGAGGTTGCTGGGCATCGGAAAGTTGCCCAGCGACGTGCGCGGCGCAGTGGAGGGGCGAAGGACTTCTCCACCTGGCCGAATTCGTGCCGGTCATCTTGCGATTCACCGGCAGGGTGCCCGCCGTCGCGTCGCATTAGGGGCCACATCGGCGCAGAGGCGCATTGACCGGCCCATTTTGTACGCAAACCGCGGCGTGGCGCCGTACCGACGCCCCGCAAGCGGGGACCCCAGCCCGCTCGCGGGGAGGGGCTAGAGCACCTGGGCGACCACGAACACCCGCCGGAACGGGAAGAACGTCGTCCCGTCCGGACGCGCGGGATAGGCCTGCGCGAGCAGCGGAATGATCGCCCGCCGGTAGTCCTGCCAACGCTGCTCAGACAACCTGGACTTCACATCGGTCAACGCGGTCCCGGTGATCCAGTCCAGCACCGGCGTCTCCCCCGCCAGTTCATGGATATAGGTGGTCTCCCACGCATCGACCGCACACCCGGCGTCGGTGAGAAGCTCCGCGTACTGCAGGGGCGTGTCCACCACGTCGGCATCACGAAAAGTGATGTCGGCCAGGTCATCCGCGAACTCACGAGACCGGGCGACGGTACGCACGGCACGGTGCGACGCGTTGTCGAAGTTACCGGGCACCTGCATGGCGATCCACGCGCCCGGCGCCAACGTCGACGCCCACCGCACCAGCACGTCGCGATGCGACGGCACCCACTGCAGCGCGGCGTTGGACACCACGACGTCGGTGTCGGGCGAGGGTGTCCAGGCCGTGATGTCACCCACCACGGCGTCGAGTCCCCGCTCCCGGGCCGCAGAGACCATCTCGGGTGAGGAGTCGACGGCCTCGAGGACGGCGTTCGGCCACCGTTGCGCCAGCGTGACGGTCAGATTGCCCGGCCCGCAGCCCAGGTCCGCGACCCGCCGTGGGTCGGTGGCGCCGATCCGCGACGTCAGGTCGAAGAAGGGCCGTCCCCGATGGTCCGCAAAGGCCAGATAGACGTCGGGGTTCCACATGGTGACATCCTCTATGACGATGGACGAGTTCGAATCGGTACGCCGCATCTGGCAGGGCCTCGGCCTGCCGGGGATCATTGACGTGCACACCCACTTCATGCCCAAGAACGTGATGGACAAGGTCTGGCAGTACTTCGACTCGGTCGGCCCGCTCACCGGTCGCCAATGGCCCATCCGGTATCGCACCGCCGAAGAGGAGCGTGTGCACACCCTGCGCCGATTCGGTGTGCACGCCTTTACGTCCCTGGTCTACGCGCACAAACCGCAGATGGCCGAGTGGCTCAACAGTTGGGCGGCGCAGTTCGCCACGCTGACGCCGGACTGCGTCCACACTGCGACGTTCTACCCGGAACCGGACGCGCGGGACTACGTTCAGGCCGCGATCGTCTCAGGCGCCCGAGTCTTCAAGGTCCACATCCAAGTGGGCGCCTACGACCCGAACGACCCCCTGCTCGACGGGGTGTGGGGCACGCTGGCCGATCACGGCCGTCCGATCATCATCCACTGCGGTTCAGGGCCGGCACCCGGTGAGTTCACCGGCCCCGACCGCATCCGCACCCTGTTGCGGCGCCACCCGCGACTGGACCTGGTGATCGCCCACATGGGCATGCCCGAATACACCGAGTTCCTCGACATCTGCGACGACTATCCGCAGGTCTGCCTGGACACCACCATGGCGTTCACCCATTTCGCCGAGGAGATGAGTCCGTTCCCCACCGATCACCTGCACCGCCTCCGTGATCTCGGTGACCGCATCCTGTTCGGCAGCGACTTCCCGAACATCCCCTACAGCTACGCCGAAGCCATGCAGGCCATCATCGATCTCGAGGTGGGCGACGACAACTGGCTTGCGAACGTCTTCTACGGCAACGGAGCCAGGCTGTTCGGCCTCACCTGAGGAGGCGCGGGGCTACCATCGGAATCGTGGGCTCCAGTGCTGAAGCTGAACCGGTCGATCCGCCTATCCCCGTTCCCGACGTACCAGGCGCCGACGCCGGGGAACGCGGACTGCCCGACCGCTCGGAACTGACTCTCACGCAACGTCTCATCGTCGACGCCTCGGCCGTCGCCGACCTGGGCCTGCGCACCGGCGTCGCCTCGCTCGTGGGTGGTGCCATGCTCCCGCCCGTCGTGGCCGGCGTGCTCCGTGGATCCAACCTGCGCCAGGAGCGCGAGCACCTGCGGTTCTACGCCGACCTCGCCGCGGAACACGATGCGGCAAAATCGTTCCCGGCCCCAATCGCGGAACCACGCGTGTCGGTGAAACCGGCCAATGCGGTGGCCCGGTGGGTGGCGCACGGCAACGTCGAACACGTGCAGTTCCAGAGCAGCTACGAGGCCCTCAACCCGGACATGCGCAACCTGTGGCGCGGGCTGAACCGAAACAACGTCGTGCACGCACAGCACTGGCGCCACGACGACGGCCCACATCCGACACTGTGCGTCATCCACGGGTTTCTCGGCTCGCCGTACCTGTTCAACGGACTGTTCTTCTCGCTGCCGTGGTTCTACCGCACAGGATTCGATGTGCTGCTCTACACGCTGCCGTTCCACGGTCGACGCGCCGAGCGCTATTCCCCTTTCAGCGGCTACGGCTTCTTCTCCAACGGCATGGCGGGGATGGCCGAGGCCATGGCCCAGGCTGTGCACGACTTCCGCTCCATCCTGGACTATCTGGAGTCCACCGGCGTCGAGAAGATCGCGCTCACCGGAATGTCGTTGGGCGGCTACACCTCAGCGCTGATCGCCAGCGCCGATGACCGCCTGCAGGCGGTCATCCCGAATGTCCCTGTGGTCAACCCGGAGTCGGCGTTCGACGACTGGTGGCCGGCCAACAAACTGGTGGAGTTCGGCCGCTACGCCAGCGGGATCACCCGCGAAGAGGCATTCGCGTCGTCCGCCTTCCACTCACCGCTGACGTACGCGCCCAAGGTCCCCAAGGACCGGCGGCTCATCATCACCGGCCTGGGTGACCGCCTCGCTCCCCCGGAGCAGGCCGAGGCACTGTGGGAGCACTGGGACCGCTGCCAACTGCACTGGTTCCCCGGCAACCACATCCTGCATGTGAGCCAGCCGGAGTACCTGCGGCGGATGACGAAGTTCCTTGCCCCGCTGATGTTCTAGGCGCAGCCTCTAAGCATCGACGGCCACGCGTCCGGCGGGCCAGCGCACCGACTCGAGCAACTCAACCGAACCGGTCGTCGCAGTCACGACGTCGACGGCGTCAGGCGCGATCGCGTACAGCGAGGCACGCTGACGCCCGCCCAGCGGCACCAGACCGGACACCGGAACTGACTTGCCGGGGAGTTCCCCGGTGCGGATGGCGCATGCGGCCGACACCCGGGCACCCGGCGTGATCGTGAGCGTGGTCCACACCTCTTTCGCCGACGACGGCGGCAGATCCGCCAGCGCGGTCAGCGTTTCCGACAGCGATTCATCCACCGGCAGAGTGTATGCCGCGAGGAAGCCCTGCGAGCCGTCCTGGATGGCGTGCCACTTCTCCTTGGCCTCGGGCCCGAGCAGGTCCGGCACGTCGGCCTCGGTGGTGCTGACCTGCCATCCGAGCTCACGCAGATGATCGGCCAGGCGGCGCAGCGTGATCTCGGCGGTCCCGCGCAGCGGGATCCGGGCCGACCGGGCCTGCAGGGCAGACAGGTTGGCGGCCGCCGACATGGTCAGGCCCACCCACGTGGTGCGGCCAACAGCGTTGTCCCGGCTGGTGATTCGCGCGGCCTCGCAACGCAGGCCGTACCGGTCGAGGTAGCTCGCGATCACCGGGAGCGGCAGGTCACCGGCACTGTCCGGCAGCACCCGAAGGACCGCGGTGGTGCGTGCGTCGGCCGTGTCCTGCGCCACCAGATGGTGCGCTCCGCCACCACTGCGAGCACCGAGCAGGGCCACGCGGCGGCGCACGATCGTGGTGAAATGCTGTCCGCGCCACCATCCGAACAGGATGATCGAGAGCACGACGGCGATCCCGAGCAGCCACCTGCCGGTCACGGTCTGCCACGGGTAGGCCATGGCCGCGGGCACGATGGCCAGCAGCGCCAGGGAGAGTCGACCGGGTCCCGGCCACACGATCCTCACTGGGAACGTTCCTTTCGTCGATGCGCCACATAGGCCGTCGCGGCCACGGCCAGCGCCAGTGCTGCCGTACCGCCGAACGCGATGTTGCGCGGCGTGTGGTCTTCGGGCGGTGCCACGACGGGCGCCGCGATCTGGGTGCTGGCAGCGGGGCTCGGATCACCCGGCGGCAACTCCCACGTCAAGGCGGCGACGGGGTCGAGTGTCCCCGCTCCCACGACGTTGGAGGGCTCGCGGGCACCGTTGTGCGCGGTGGCCGTGAGCCGTTGGATCACCTGCACCGCAGGCAGTTCGGGGAACCGGCTGCGGACCAGGGCCGCCACGCCGGACACATAGGCCGCCGCGAAGCTGGTGCCGTCGACGGTGCGCATCGGACCGCGGTCGGTGGGCACCCCGTTGGCCAGGCCGCCGTCGCCGTTGCTGAGGGAGACGATGTTCTCGCCGGGTGCGGAGATCCCCACCCACGGACCCGTCATCGTGAACTTCGACGGCTGCCCCGTCGGCGTCAGCGACCCGACCGACAGCACATACGGCTGCCACCACGACGGCGCGGACAGGACACCGACACCCGCCCAGTTGCGGGCGTCCTCGGGATCTGCCGAACGGTTGATCGGATTGGACTCGCAGGTCTGACCGCCGGAGATCCAGTCGGGACCGGTGTCGTTCCCGGCCGCCGCCACGATTACGGCGTCCTTGTCGACCGCGGCGTACCGCAGTGCGGCGCCGAGGGCGGCCTGATCGACCGGGTTGTTCACCGGCAGACAGGTGACCGACGAGATGTTGATCACGCGTGCGCCGAGGTCCGCGGCGTGCACCACCGCGCGAGCCATCGCGGAGATGTCGGCCGACGCCCGTTCGATGGCGGGATCCCCGCCCTGCGTGCGCAGCGAGAACCGCGAGGAGGTCTGACGGATGGACAACACGCGCGCTTCCGGTGCGACACCGGAGAATTCGTCGTCGCCGGGCTGTCCGGCGATGATCCCGGCCACCAGGGTGCCGTGACCGTCGCAGTCCGTCAGTCCGTTGGTGGTGCCGAGGAAGTCACCGCCCGCTTCGACGTTGGGCAGCCGCGGCCCGGGCTTGACCCCGGTGTCGATGACGGCCACGGTCTGCCCCGCTCCACGCGAGAAGGACCACGCGTCAGAGAGATTGAGCATCTTCTGGCTCGCTGACGCCGACGCCGGGTCAGTGCCGGGCAGCACACCCGTCGTGACGCACTCGCCCTGCTGCTGCATCGCCGCCGACGGTGCGGGAGTCCCGGAGGGCGGCGCCACAGCGGGGTCGACGGTGGGCGGGGTGATCGCCCACGCGGTCGGGCTCATCAGCAGCACGACCGCAGATCCCGCCGCCGTGGCCTTGAGCCCGAGTCGAAGCACTCGGATCATCGATTGAGAACCCAGCTGAACAGTCCGACCAGGAACGCCATCACCGGAATCAGCGACGCGTCGATGCCCGCACCGAGGAAACCGATCAGGCGGCGCAGTGGCAGCGAATAGCTCTCCGGCGACGCCAGTTTCGGGTTCGCCGCGACGAACACCCAGACCAGCGCCGCGACGGCCAGCACGACGAGGGTCCACAGCGCCAGCCAGTAGTGGGCCTGGGCGGCGAACAGCACGAGCAGCGAGACTCCCGCCAGATAGGGCTGCGCCAACAGCCATGCCTTGCAGGCCGCGCTGTCCCACACGCGGGCCCGCAACACGGCTGCGACCGCGGTGCCGATGACGACGTACCACGCCGCGGGACGGATGGATGCGGCGTCACCGATGATGGCCAGCGAGCCCAGCACCGACAGCACGACCGCACCAGCGATGAAGCCGGTCTGATGCGCGTCGCTGATGCGGACGCGGCGCGGCAGATCCTCGAGAACCTTGATCGAGGGCGCCGTGGGTGCCGGGTCGCCGGGTGCGGGGATCACGGGCAGCGGCAGGCGCGCCCACACCGCGGACAGCTGAGCCGCCTGCACCGTGACCAGAAGGGCCAGCACCAGCAGACCGCAGCCCAGGGCGAGCAGCGGCAGGTGCCAGACCGCGGAGGCCGCGCCGGCGACCAGCACCCCGAACCCGATGACGGTTGTGGCGGTGAAGAACGACAGCGAACGCTCCGACAGGATCAGGCTGATGAGCGACCAGGCGGTGACGCCCGCGGCCGCGAGAATGACCTGGGCGGGGCCGAATTCACCGGGCACCGCGAGCGCGAAGGCCGCGGCGATCGGGACCAGCGCGACGGCCGCCAATTCGGCTGCGGGCTGCGACGAGCGGGCTCGCAGCAGCAGTGCGGCCACCACTGCGATCGCGGCCAGCGCCGCCACGGCGTAGAGGCCCGCCGTGTGACCGGTCGCCAACCGATGTGCGACGGCCAGTCCGGTGCCGGCCAGCAGCACCGCGACGACGGCGGCGCGGGCCGCCTTCTCGATGTGTTGCGTGCCCCACGGCCGAGTCCTGGACTCGGAGAAGATCACCGCGGCGTCGGCGATGTCCTCGACGATCCCCGGTGCGGCGGGACCGGCGGGAACCGGCTGCAGCGCAAGCAGATCACCGTCGACGACACCGACGGTGTCGAGGGTGGCGTCGAGAGAGAACGTCGCCCCACCGATCGGGGCCAGGCTGAGCCGACGCGGAACCCCCGAATCCTCCTGCTCGTCGTCGTGCTCGGGCAGCAGCTTGAACACCGCGGGCATGATCTCGCGCAGCGGAACCTGGGCAGGCAGCGCCACTTCGGTGATGCGGCCGTCGGCCAGGATCGCGACGCGCACGATCGGCAGGACCGGAGTGGCAACAGTCGCCCCGGAGATGTCTGTCATCTGTTCGTTCTCTCTCAGCTTGGTTCGGTCAGCTCTTCAGCGTGGTGAAGTCTCGTGCGACGTTCGCCGACGGGAACCATTGGCCGTCAGGCAGTGTCGCGGTCAGATTCTGTAGTGCAAGTGCAATCGCGAACGGTGTCCCTGGCGTGAACGTGGAGACCCATTCGCCGTCATAGGCACGGGTGGGACTCACCAGCACCCGCCCTTCGGCGGTGTCGAAGATCGCGACACCGACCTCGGAGGTGTCCTCCGTGGCGTCTCGGCGCTGGCCCGCGACGATCTCGACATAGCATCGGGCCCCGGCGAAGACCGCCTGCACCACGGCATGCGCGGATTCGGGGATGCCGAGATACTCCATCACCGAGGACAGTTCGGCGCCCCGACGCAACTGTTCGTCCGCGCGGGCCCCCACCCTGGCCGGCATCGCGAACTCGTCGAACGCGGCGGGACGCCGATTCGACAGACCCACCGTGACCACGGGCACCAGGCCGTGCGGATCCACGATGTCGACGGCCGTGAACGTCACGAGGTGGGCGTTGCGCAGCGCCACCACGATCCGGTCGTCACGGCACGCCACAATCCCCCGCAGCAGATCGGTGGAGTCGGATCCGCTGCCCACGAAGCGCAGTTCGAGCCAGCGCTGTGGGTGGCAGACCACCCGGATCCACTGCTCGACGGCCGGGTCGATCCTGCCGTCGGTCATCACACCCAGTCGGGTGAGGTGTTCGGTCTGACGGGCGACGAAAGCCGCCCGATCAGAGCCGTCGCGGTACGGCGGAGTGATCGCCAGCACCCAGGGGAAGGTGCCGGCGCCCACCGTGTCCGCGATGAACCAGGCCGCCTCGACGGTCAGTTCGACCGCATTAGGCGCCACTGGTCACTCCGATGAGGACTGTCAGCCCCACTTAGCACCTTCGGCGGCGTCGCGCGCCTGCATCGACATGGTGTTGGTCTCGTGC
The DNA window shown above is from Mycolicibacterium confluentis and carries:
- a CDS encoding trans-aconitate 2-methyltransferase; its protein translation is MWNPDVYLAFADHRGRPFFDLTSRIGATDPRRVADLGCGPGNLTVTLAQRWPNAVLEAVDSSPEMVSAARERGLDAVVGDITAWTPSPDTDVVVSNAALQWVPSHRDVLVRWASTLAPGAWIAMQVPGNFDNASHRAVRTVARSREFADDLADITFRDADVVDTPLQYAELLTDAGCAVDAWETTYIHELAGETPVLDWITGTALTDVKSRLSEQRWQDYRRAIIPLLAQAYPARPDGTTFFPFRRVFVVAQVL
- the eccD gene encoding type VII secretion integral membrane protein EccD; this translates as MTDISGATVATPVLPIVRVAILADGRITEVALPAQVPLREIMPAVFKLLPEHDDEQEDSGVPRRLSLAPIGGATFSLDATLDTVGVVDGDLLALQPVPAGPAAPGIVEDIADAAVIFSESRTRPWGTQHIEKAARAAVVAVLLAGTGLAVAHRLATGHTAGLYAVAALAAIAVVAALLLRARSSQPAAELAAVALVPIAAAFALAVPGEFGPAQVILAAAGVTAWSLISLILSERSLSFFTATTVIGFGVLVAGAASAVWHLPLLALGCGLLVLALLVTVQAAQLSAVWARLPLPVIPAPGDPAPTAPSIKVLEDLPRRVRISDAHQTGFIAGAVVLSVLGSLAIIGDAASIRPAAWYVVIGTAVAAVLRARVWDSAACKAWLLAQPYLAGVSLLVLFAAQAHYWLALWTLVVLAVAALVWVFVAANPKLASPESYSLPLRRLIGFLGAGIDASLIPVMAFLVGLFSWVLNR
- a CDS encoding alpha/beta hydrolase family protein, giving the protein MGSSAEAEPVDPPIPVPDVPGADAGERGLPDRSELTLTQRLIVDASAVADLGLRTGVASLVGGAMLPPVVAGVLRGSNLRQEREHLRFYADLAAEHDAAKSFPAPIAEPRVSVKPANAVARWVAHGNVEHVQFQSSYEALNPDMRNLWRGLNRNNVVHAQHWRHDDGPHPTLCVIHGFLGSPYLFNGLFFSLPWFYRTGFDVLLYTLPFHGRRAERYSPFSGYGFFSNGMAGMAEAMAQAVHDFRSILDYLESTGVEKIALTGMSLGGYTSALIASADDRLQAVIPNVPVVNPESAFDDWWPANKLVEFGRYASGITREEAFASSAFHSPLTYAPKVPKDRRLIITGLGDRLAPPEQAEALWEHWDRCQLHWFPGNHILHVSQPEYLRRMTKFLAPLMF
- a CDS encoding amidohydrolase family protein — protein: MDEFESVRRIWQGLGLPGIIDVHTHFMPKNVMDKVWQYFDSVGPLTGRQWPIRYRTAEEERVHTLRRFGVHAFTSLVYAHKPQMAEWLNSWAAQFATLTPDCVHTATFYPEPDARDYVQAAIVSGARVFKVHIQVGAYDPNDPLLDGVWGTLADHGRPIIIHCGSGPAPGEFTGPDRIRTLLRRHPRLDLVIAHMGMPEYTEFLDICDDYPQVCLDTTMAFTHFAEEMSPFPTDHLHRLRDLGDRILFGSDFPNIPYSYAEAMQAIIDLEVGDDNWLANVFYGNGARLFGLT
- the eccE gene encoding type VII secretion protein EccE, which encodes MRIVWPGPGRLSLALLAIVPAAMAYPWQTVTGRWLLGIAVVLSIILFGWWRGQHFTTIVRRRVALLGARSGGGAHHLVAQDTADARTTAVLRVLPDSAGDLPLPVIASYLDRYGLRCEAARITSRDNAVGRTTWVGLTMSAAANLSALQARSARIPLRGTAEITLRRLADHLRELGWQVSTTEADVPDLLGPEAKEKWHAIQDGSQGFLAAYTLPVDESLSETLTALADLPPSSAKEVWTTLTITPGARVSAACAIRTGELPGKSVPVSGLVPLGGRQRASLYAIAPDAVDVVTATTGSVELLESVRWPAGRVAVDA
- a CDS encoding ESX secretion-associated protein EspG; translated protein: MAPNAVELTVEAAWFIADTVGAGTFPWVLAITPPYRDGSDRAAFVARQTEHLTRLGVMTDGRIDPAVEQWIRVVCHPQRWLELRFVGSGSDSTDLLRGIVACRDDRIVVALRNAHLVTFTAVDIVDPHGLVPVVTVGLSNRRPAAFDEFAMPARVGARADEQLRRGAELSSVMEYLGIPESAHAVVQAVFAGARCYVEIVAGQRRDATEDTSEVGVAIFDTAEGRVLVSPTRAYDGEWVSTFTPGTPFAIALALQNLTATLPDGQWFPSANVARDFTTLKS
- the mycP gene encoding type VII secretion-associated serine protease mycosin; its protein translation is MIRVLRLGLKATAAGSAVVLLMSPTAWAITPPTVDPAVAPPSGTPAPSAAMQQQGECVTTGVLPGTDPASASASQKMLNLSDAWSFSRGAGQTVAVIDTGVKPGPRLPNVEAGGDFLGTTNGLTDCDGHGTLVAGIIAGQPGDDEFSGVAPEARVLSIRQTSSRFSLRTQGGDPAIERASADISAMARAVVHAADLGARVINISSVTCLPVNNPVDQAALGAALRYAAVDKDAVIVAAAGNDTGPDWISGGQTCESNPINRSADPEDARNWAGVGVLSAPSWWQPYVLSVGSLTPTGQPSKFTMTGPWVGISAPGENIVSLSNGDGGLANGVPTDRGPMRTVDGTSFAAAYVSGVAALVRSRFPELPAVQVIQRLTATAHNGAREPSNVVGAGTLDPVAALTWELPPGDPSPAASTQIAAPVVAPPEDHTPRNIAFGGTAALALAVAATAYVAHRRKERSQ